CGGGTGGCCGCCACGGTGTCGATGAGCACCGGCACGTGCCCGCCCAGTGTGGCGGTCATGGCGTCGGCCGAGCCTTTGAAGCGGATGCCAAAGAGCGGCACGTCGCGCTGCTTGAGCATCTCCAGCACCAGTTGCCCGGTGACGCTGGGGATGGCCGCGTCCACCGTGCCGGGCTTGCTCCTGGTCAGTGCGATGAGTTCGGTGAGGGAGTTGACGGGCGCACCGGCGCCGGCCGAGATGGCGAAGGGGATCAGGGCGGTGAGCGCGATGGCGTCGAAGTCTTTGTCGGCGTCAAACCCGGGGTTGGGGAACAGCGCGGGGTTCATGGCGTGGGTGCCGGAGGCGCCCATGACCAGTGTGTAGCCGTCGGGGGTGGCGCGCGCGGCGGCTGCGGTGCCGATGTTGCCGGAGGCGCCGGGACGGTTGTCCACGACGAAGCCCTGGCCGAGCGCTCGTGAGAGCTTCTCGGCGAAGTAGCGTGTGGCAATGTCCGTGCTTTGTCCCGCCGGGTACGCCACGATGATCTTCACCGCCCGGTTCGGCCAGTCAGCGTGGCTTTGCACCTGCGCAAAGCCCAGGGTGGGGCACAGCGCAACCACCGCAAGGCCACGTGTCCAAGTTTTCCATTGGTTCATCATGTTGTTGTCTCCTGGTTCAAATTAAAGCGACCGAAAACTGGCGAAAGCCGCCAGCACCGCGTCCATCTGCTGCGCCATCGGGGCACGCAGCAACTGGGCATCCAGTTCGTTGACCGCTTCGCTCAGGCGGCGCTCGATGAGTCGGCGCAAGCGGTAGCGGCTGCGGCTGTCCAGCAGCGACGTGCGACGGTGCGCCTGGCCAAGCCACTGCTGATGCCGGTCGATGGTGTCGGACAGCGCCGCTACCGAATCGGGCTGGCGGGCCGAAGCCAGCAGCACCGGCGGGCGCCAGCGGTCTGCGGCGATCCGTGACACCGCGGCGATGCGCTGGATGTCGGCCGCCATGCGCTGGGCACCAGACAGGTCGGATTTGTTGACCACAAAGATGTCGGCCATCTCCATGATCCCGGCCTTCATCGCCTGCACCACGTCGCCGCTGTCGGGCAGCAGCACCAGCACCAGGGTGTCCACCTGCACGCGCGCCGCGTACTCGGCCTGGCCCACGCCCACGGTTTCGAGCAGCACCTCGTCGAAGCCGTGTTGATCCATCAGGTCCAGCATCTCGGGCAGGTTGTCCGACAGGCCGTCGGACGTGGATCGCGAACCGATGGACCGGATGTAGAGATCGCCGCTGCCTTGCAGCTCGTCCATGCGGATGCGGTCACCGAGGATCGCGCCGCCCGAGCGGGGACTGCTGGGGTCAATGGCCAGCACGCCGATGCGGCGCTCGCTGTCCAGATGCGTTGCCCGGTGCATCGCCAGGAGGCCCGCCAGCGTGCTCTTGCCGGCACCGGGCGCACCGGTCAGCCCGATGCGACGCGCAAGCTGGGCCGGCGCCTGCGACGGGCTGCGGTGCAGCAGGTCGGTGGCGCAGGCATTGGCCAGCGTGGTCAGTGCCCGGCCGAGTGTGTGGCGGTCCAGCGGTGGGCGTGTCACGCGCGGACTCCACCCAACA
This Hydrogenophaga taeniospiralis DNA region includes the following protein-coding sequences:
- a CDS encoding ArgK/MeaB family GTPase, with amino-acid sequence MTRPPLDRHTLGRALTTLANACATDLLHRSPSQAPAQLARRIGLTGAPGAGKSTLAGLLAMHRATHLDSERRIGVLAIDPSSPRSGGAILGDRIRMDELQGSGDLYIRSIGSRSTSDGLSDNLPEMLDLMDQHGFDEVLLETVGVGQAEYAARVQVDTLVLVLLPDSGDVVQAMKAGIMEMADIFVVNKSDLSGAQRMAADIQRIAAVSRIAADRWRPPVLLASARQPDSVAALSDTIDRHQQWLGQAHRRTSLLDSRSRYRLRRLIERRLSEAVNELDAQLLRAPMAQQMDAVLAAFASFRSL
- a CDS encoding Bug family tripartite tricarboxylate transporter substrate binding protein, which produces MMNQWKTWTRGLAVVALCPTLGFAQVQSHADWPNRAVKIIVAYPAGQSTDIATRYFAEKLSRALGQGFVVDNRPGASGNIGTAAAARATPDGYTLVMGASGTHAMNPALFPNPGFDADKDFDAIALTALIPFAISAGAGAPVNSLTELIALTRSKPGTVDAAIPSVTGQLVLEMLKQRDVPLFGIRFKGSADAMTATLGGHVPVLIDTVAATRTQLGKVKVLAVTTTTSMASMPGVKTASEQGLPNFTIAAWNALMVPKGVPAEIQLKLATEMRKILELPETQKALGDLGFERAPALNPTELTAWLREERRNYAQVIQAAHMKPD